Proteins encoded together in one Vigna angularis cultivar LongXiaoDou No.4 chromosome 5, ASM1680809v1, whole genome shotgun sequence window:
- the LOC108339160 gene encoding uncharacterized protein LOC108339160 isoform X3 — translation MFSSTASTLLLHSNFVVLPIEELQLSDADDGDPSDAIVDYSDYFNNGDGVVGFDDSLSEEVLKERIRRMRIGLANRGKVPWNKGKKHSAETRERIRQRTIEALRDPKVRKKMAEHPHSHSDQTKAKISDSVRRVWCERLKSKRIREDFLLSWTQSIANFAKKGGIGQEELEWDSYHKIRQQLELHHHMLASKKRREKVMAVTGAKNIILAWRENIARAAKKGGSGEQELDWDSYEKIQEEIIRQRRFQRTEEKAKKKELARVKSEKAARIKAIKRVILTQKRKEHQERAKVKGNTKSHRHRNSKEGKASLEDTQELKLCNPLTKIHMIENTNGDLTREGDTFDCIFPAHNKLDLELIKREKMQKEVSLADQIQAARDKKSTYINKRREFN, via the exons ATGTTCTCATCCACAGCTTCAACCCTCTTGCTCCACTCCAACTTTGT GGTTCTCCCCATTGAGGAGCTTCAACTCAGTGATGCTGATGATGGGGACCCCTCAGATGCTATTGTTGATTACTCTGATTATTTCAACAATGGGGATGGAGTGGTTGGCTTTGATGACTCCCTCAGCGAAGAGGTGCTCAAGGAGAGGATCAGAAGAATGAGAATAGGGCTGGCCAACCGCGGGAAAGTGCCTTGGAACAAAGGAAAGAAACACAGTGCAG AGACCCGGGAGCGAATCAGACAAAGAACTATAGAGGCTTTGAGGGATCCTAAG GTAAGGAAGAAGATGGCCGAACATCCCCATTCTCATAG TGATCAAACCAAGGCAAAGATAAGTGATTCAGTGAGGCGTGTTTGGTGTGAGCGGCTGAAGTCGAAACGGATAAGGGAGGATTTTTTGCTTTCATGGACACAAAGCATAGCAAATTTTGCCAAGAAAGGAGGAATTGGTCAGGAAGAGCTAGAATGGGATAGCTACCATAAGATAAGACAACAGTTGGAGCTCCATCATCATATGCTAGCCAGCAAAAAGCGAAGAGAAAAGGTGATGGCAGTTACTGGAGCAAAGAATATCATCCTAGCATGGAGGGAAAACATAGCCAGAGCAGCTAAGAAAGGAGGGAGTGGGGAACAAGAGCTTGACTGGGACAGCTATGAGAAGATACAAGAAGAAATTATTCGCCAGCGCCGATTTCAGCGTACTGAAGAAAAGGCAAAGAAAAAAGAGTTGGCCAGGGTAAAATCAGAGAAAGCAGCTCGgataaaagcaataaaaagggTAATCCTCACTCAGAAGAGAAAAGAGCATCAAGAGAGGGCTAAAGTGAAAGGAAATACAAAGAGTCATCGCCACAGAAATAGTAAGGAAGGCAAAGCTTCCTTGGAAGATACTCAAGAGTTAAAACTGTGCAATCCATTAACTAAG ATTCACATGATTGAGAACACCAATGGTGACTTAACTAGAGAAGGAGACACTTTTGATTGCATTTTTCCAGCCCATAATAAATTGGATTTAGAGCTtatcaagagagaaaaaatgcAGAAAGAAGTGTCACTTGCTGATCAAATCCAAGCTGCTAGAGACAAAAAAA
- the LOC108339160 gene encoding uncharacterized protein LOC108339160 isoform X4 — protein MRIGLANRGKVPWNKGKKHSAETRERIRQRTIEALRDPKVRKKMAEHPHSHSDQTKAKISDSVRRVWCERLKSKRIREDFLLSWTQSIANFAKKGGIGQEELEWDSYHKIRQQLELHHHMLASKKRREKVMAVTGAKNIILAWRENIARAAKKGGSGEQELDWDSYEKIQEEIIRQRRFQRTEEKAKKKELARVKSEKAARIKAIKRVILTQKRKEHQERAKVKGNTKSHRHRNSKEGKASLEDTQELKLCNPLTKIHMIENTNGDLTREGDTFDCIFPAHNKLDLELIKREKMQKEVSLADQIQAARDKKSTYINKRREFN, from the exons ATGAGAATAGGGCTGGCCAACCGCGGGAAAGTGCCTTGGAACAAAGGAAAGAAACACAGTGCAG AGACCCGGGAGCGAATCAGACAAAGAACTATAGAGGCTTTGAGGGATCCTAAG GTAAGGAAGAAGATGGCCGAACATCCCCATTCTCATAG TGATCAAACCAAGGCAAAGATAAGTGATTCAGTGAGGCGTGTTTGGTGTGAGCGGCTGAAGTCGAAACGGATAAGGGAGGATTTTTTGCTTTCATGGACACAAAGCATAGCAAATTTTGCCAAGAAAGGAGGAATTGGTCAGGAAGAGCTAGAATGGGATAGCTACCATAAGATAAGACAACAGTTGGAGCTCCATCATCATATGCTAGCCAGCAAAAAGCGAAGAGAAAAGGTGATGGCAGTTACTGGAGCAAAGAATATCATCCTAGCATGGAGGGAAAACATAGCCAGAGCAGCTAAGAAAGGAGGGAGTGGGGAACAAGAGCTTGACTGGGACAGCTATGAGAAGATACAAGAAGAAATTATTCGCCAGCGCCGATTTCAGCGTACTGAAGAAAAGGCAAAGAAAAAAGAGTTGGCCAGGGTAAAATCAGAGAAAGCAGCTCGgataaaagcaataaaaagggTAATCCTCACTCAGAAGAGAAAAGAGCATCAAGAGAGGGCTAAAGTGAAAGGAAATACAAAGAGTCATCGCCACAGAAATAGTAAGGAAGGCAAAGCTTCCTTGGAAGATACTCAAGAGTTAAAACTGTGCAATCCATTAACTAAG ATTCACATGATTGAGAACACCAATGGTGACTTAACTAGAGAAGGAGACACTTTTGATTGCATTTTTCCAGCCCATAATAAATTGGATTTAGAGCTtatcaagagagaaaaaatgcAGAAAGAAGTGTCACTTGCTGATCAAATCCAAGCTGCTAGAGACAAAAAAA
- the LOC108339160 gene encoding uncharacterized protein LOC108339160 isoform X2, translated as MFVSFHISNTDSRLLLPTMVDCTCAFYPPATLQVLPLVRAAPANLTFVCSSQRVLPIEELQLSDADDGDPSDAIVDYSDYFNNGDGVVGFDDSLSEEVLKERIRRMRIGLANRGKVPWNKGKKHSAETRERIRQRTIEALRDPKVRKKMAEHPHSHSDQTKAKISDSVRRVWCERLKSKRIREDFLLSWTQSIANFAKKGGIGQEELEWDSYHKIRQQLELHHHMLASKKRREKVMAVTGAKNIILAWRENIARAAKKGGSGEQELDWDSYEKIQEEIIRQRRFQRTEEKAKKKELARVKSEKAARIKAIKRVILTQKRKEHQERAKVKGNTKSHRHRNSKEGKASLEDTQELKLCNPLTKIHMIENTNGDLTREGDTFDCIFPAHNKLDLELIKREKMQKEVSLADQIQAARDKKSKLHT; from the exons ATGTTCGTTTCATTCCACATTTCCAACACTGACTCACGCCTTCTTTTACCCACCATGGTTGATTGCACTTGTGCATTTTACCCTCCAGCAACATTGCAAGTGCTTCCTCTGGTCAGGGCTGCCCCTGcaaatttaacttttgtttgttCCTCCCAAAGGGTTCTCCCCATTGAGGAGCTTCAACTCAGTGATGCTGATGATGGGGACCCCTCAGATGCTATTGTTGATTACTCTGATTATTTCAACAATGGGGATGGAGTGGTTGGCTTTGATGACTCCCTCAGCGAAGAGGTGCTCAAGGAGAGGATCAGAAGAATGAGAATAGGGCTGGCCAACCGCGGGAAAGTGCCTTGGAACAAAGGAAAGAAACACAGTGCAG AGACCCGGGAGCGAATCAGACAAAGAACTATAGAGGCTTTGAGGGATCCTAAG GTAAGGAAGAAGATGGCCGAACATCCCCATTCTCATAG TGATCAAACCAAGGCAAAGATAAGTGATTCAGTGAGGCGTGTTTGGTGTGAGCGGCTGAAGTCGAAACGGATAAGGGAGGATTTTTTGCTTTCATGGACACAAAGCATAGCAAATTTTGCCAAGAAAGGAGGAATTGGTCAGGAAGAGCTAGAATGGGATAGCTACCATAAGATAAGACAACAGTTGGAGCTCCATCATCATATGCTAGCCAGCAAAAAGCGAAGAGAAAAGGTGATGGCAGTTACTGGAGCAAAGAATATCATCCTAGCATGGAGGGAAAACATAGCCAGAGCAGCTAAGAAAGGAGGGAGTGGGGAACAAGAGCTTGACTGGGACAGCTATGAGAAGATACAAGAAGAAATTATTCGCCAGCGCCGATTTCAGCGTACTGAAGAAAAGGCAAAGAAAAAAGAGTTGGCCAGGGTAAAATCAGAGAAAGCAGCTCGgataaaagcaataaaaagggTAATCCTCACTCAGAAGAGAAAAGAGCATCAAGAGAGGGCTAAAGTGAAAGGAAATACAAAGAGTCATCGCCACAGAAATAGTAAGGAAGGCAAAGCTTCCTTGGAAGATACTCAAGAGTTAAAACTGTGCAATCCATTAACTAAG ATTCACATGATTGAGAACACCAATGGTGACTTAACTAGAGAAGGAGACACTTTTGATTGCATTTTTCCAGCCCATAATAAATTGGATTTAGAGCTtatcaagagagaaaaaatgcAGAAAGAAGTGTCACTTGCTGATCAAATCCAAGCTGCTAGAGACAAAAAAAGTAAGCTACATACATAA
- the LOC108339160 gene encoding uncharacterized protein LOC108339160 isoform X1, which yields MFVSFHISNTDSRLLLPTMVDCTCAFYPPATLQVLPLVRAAPANLTFVCSSQRVLPIEELQLSDADDGDPSDAIVDYSDYFNNGDGVVGFDDSLSEEVLKERIRRMRIGLANRGKVPWNKGKKHSAETRERIRQRTIEALRDPKVRKKMAEHPHSHSDQTKAKISDSVRRVWCERLKSKRIREDFLLSWTQSIANFAKKGGIGQEELEWDSYHKIRQQLELHHHMLASKKRREKVMAVTGAKNIILAWRENIARAAKKGGSGEQELDWDSYEKIQEEIIRQRRFQRTEEKAKKKELARVKSEKAARIKAIKRVILTQKRKEHQERAKVKGNTKSHRHRNSKEGKASLEDTQELKLCNPLTKIHMIENTNGDLTREGDTFDCIFPAHNKLDLELIKREKMQKEVSLADQIQAARDKKSTYINKRREFN from the exons ATGTTCGTTTCATTCCACATTTCCAACACTGACTCACGCCTTCTTTTACCCACCATGGTTGATTGCACTTGTGCATTTTACCCTCCAGCAACATTGCAAGTGCTTCCTCTGGTCAGGGCTGCCCCTGcaaatttaacttttgtttgttCCTCCCAAAGGGTTCTCCCCATTGAGGAGCTTCAACTCAGTGATGCTGATGATGGGGACCCCTCAGATGCTATTGTTGATTACTCTGATTATTTCAACAATGGGGATGGAGTGGTTGGCTTTGATGACTCCCTCAGCGAAGAGGTGCTCAAGGAGAGGATCAGAAGAATGAGAATAGGGCTGGCCAACCGCGGGAAAGTGCCTTGGAACAAAGGAAAGAAACACAGTGCAG AGACCCGGGAGCGAATCAGACAAAGAACTATAGAGGCTTTGAGGGATCCTAAG GTAAGGAAGAAGATGGCCGAACATCCCCATTCTCATAG TGATCAAACCAAGGCAAAGATAAGTGATTCAGTGAGGCGTGTTTGGTGTGAGCGGCTGAAGTCGAAACGGATAAGGGAGGATTTTTTGCTTTCATGGACACAAAGCATAGCAAATTTTGCCAAGAAAGGAGGAATTGGTCAGGAAGAGCTAGAATGGGATAGCTACCATAAGATAAGACAACAGTTGGAGCTCCATCATCATATGCTAGCCAGCAAAAAGCGAAGAGAAAAGGTGATGGCAGTTACTGGAGCAAAGAATATCATCCTAGCATGGAGGGAAAACATAGCCAGAGCAGCTAAGAAAGGAGGGAGTGGGGAACAAGAGCTTGACTGGGACAGCTATGAGAAGATACAAGAAGAAATTATTCGCCAGCGCCGATTTCAGCGTACTGAAGAAAAGGCAAAGAAAAAAGAGTTGGCCAGGGTAAAATCAGAGAAAGCAGCTCGgataaaagcaataaaaagggTAATCCTCACTCAGAAGAGAAAAGAGCATCAAGAGAGGGCTAAAGTGAAAGGAAATACAAAGAGTCATCGCCACAGAAATAGTAAGGAAGGCAAAGCTTCCTTGGAAGATACTCAAGAGTTAAAACTGTGCAATCCATTAACTAAG ATTCACATGATTGAGAACACCAATGGTGACTTAACTAGAGAAGGAGACACTTTTGATTGCATTTTTCCAGCCCATAATAAATTGGATTTAGAGCTtatcaagagagaaaaaatgcAGAAAGAAGTGTCACTTGCTGATCAAATCCAAGCTGCTAGAGACAAAAAAA